The following proteins are encoded in a genomic region of Gossypium hirsutum isolate 1008001.06 chromosome D05, Gossypium_hirsutum_v2.1, whole genome shotgun sequence:
- the LOC107906354 gene encoding uncharacterized membrane protein At1g16860, whose translation MGSRFPSHQLSNGLYVSGRPEQPKERTPTMSSVAMPYTGGDIKKSGELGKMFDIPTDGSKSRKSGPISGAPSRTGSFGGAASHSGPIMPNAAPRAGYTTSGPGGAGGMSGSVSLKKSNSGPLNRHGDPAKKSSGPQSGGVTPSGRQNSGPIPVLPATGLITSGPISSGPLNSSGAPRKVSGPLESMGSMKIKGSAVVHNQAVNILGQNDDFSFKRNFPKLILYALILLFVMGFIAGGFILGAVHNAILLIVVVVLFGTVAALFAWNSCYGRTAIMGFIAGYPDAELRNAKNGQFVKISGVVTCGNVPLESSFQKVPRCVYTSTSLYEYRGWDSKAASPKHRRFTWGLRLLERRAVDFYISDFQSGLRALVKTGNGAVVTPYVDDSIVIDVNPANETLSPEFIRWLGERNLSSDDRLMRLKEGYIKEGSTVSVMGVVQRNDNVLMIVPPPEPIATGCQWPKCIFPASLEGIVLRCEDTSNNDAIPV comes from the exons ATGGGTTCCAGATTCCCATCTCATCAGCTCAGCAATGGGCTTTACGTGTCAGGCAGGCCAGAGCAGCCTAAAGAAAGGACTCCGACCATGAGCTCAGTGGCCATGCCCTATACTGGTGGAGATATTAAGAAATCAGGAGAACTAGGGAAAATGTTTGATATCCCTACAGATGGTTCTAAATCCAGGAAATCTGGACCTATAAGTGGTGCTCCTTCAAGGACTGGATCTTTCGGGGGTGCTGCTTCACATTCTGGACCAATCATGCCTAATGCAGCACCTCGGGCTGGCTACACCACATCAGGTCCTGGTGGCGCTGGAGGCATGTCTGGTTCAGTCTCATTGAAGAAGTCAAACTCTGGACCACTAAATAGACATGGGGATCCTGCGAAGAAATCATCCGGTCCACAATCTGGTGGAGTGACACCAAGTGGACGTCAAAATTCTGGTCCAATTCCTGTTCTCCCTGCAACTGGCCTTATTACATCTGGGCCCATCTCCTCTGGGCCACTAAATTCCTCCGGTGCTCCTCGGAAAGTGTCTGGTCCTCTGGAATCTATGGGATCAATGAAAATCAAAGGTTCTGCTGTAGTTCATAATCAGGCTGTGAATATTCTTGGCCAAAATGACGACTTTTCTTTCAAGAGGAACTTCCCCAAACTAATATTATATGCACTGATACTGCTCTTTGTAATGGGTTTCATTGCTGGTGGTTTTATTCTTGGAGCGGTTCACAATGCCATTCTCCTCATCGTTGTTGTGGTTCTTTTCGGTACTGTTGCTGCATTATTTGCTTGGAACTCTTGCTATGGGAGAACAGCTATTATGGGTTTCATTGCTGGTTATCCAGATGCAGAGCTTAGAAATGCAAAAAATGGGCAATTCGTGAAAATCTCTGGG GTGGTAACATGTGGGAACGTTCCTCTTGAGTCATCCTTCCAGAAAGTTCCAAGATGTGTTTATACATCAACTAGTTTATATGAGTATCGAGGATGGGATTCCAAAGCTGCCAGTCCTAAACATCGTCGTTTTACCTGGGGACTCCGATTGTTGGAA AGGCGTGCTGTTGACTTCTACATCTCCGATTTCCAGTCTGGGTTGAGAGCATTAGTAAAAACAGGCAATGGAGCAGTTGTGACCCCTTATGTGGACGACTCAATTGTTATAGATGTCAACCCAGCCAACGAAACATTATCTCCCGAGTTCATCAGGTGGTTGGGAGAAAGGAACCTTTCAAGTGATGACCGATTAATGCGACTGAAAGAAGG GTATATCAAGGAAGGAAGCACAGTTAGCGTAATGGGAGTTGTTCAGAGAAACGACAATGTCCTTATGATTGTTCCTCCGCCTGAACCCATTGCAACTGGTTGCCAATGGCCCAAATGTATCTTCCCAGCTAGCCTCGAGGGTATTGTATTGAGATGTGAAGACACGTCAAATAACGATGCCATACCTGTTTAG